A single Lolium perenne isolate Kyuss_39 chromosome 6, Kyuss_2.0, whole genome shotgun sequence DNA region contains:
- the LOC127305942 gene encoding THO complex subunit 5A isoform X2, whose product MAAASAMDVEAPARPPTTTTKPNRRSPHDLLAETRASVEEVAARILAIKKDGAPKADLNELVAQMSLLLITLRQVNREILMEEDRVKGETEAAKAPVDSTTLRLHNLLYEKNHYVKAIRSCLDFQTKHPGIELVPQEEFHRAAPADIRDKTLAADAAHDLMLKRLNFELVQRKELCERHEKLEQQKSILMGTIASQKKFLSSLPSHLKSLKKASLPVQQQLGMLHTKKLKQHHAAELLPSPLYITYTQLLGQKEAFGENIEVEISGSTKDAQTFAQQQAKEANGTLSNDDNNRMDDDAIDEEEDAQRRRSRSRKTSKEANNPAFAYQLHPLKVVLHVYDTEVSGTKRRKLITLKFEYLAKLNVVCVGSEDSEGVDSNILCNLFPDDTGLELPHQMAKLYAGEAPNFSEKESRPYKWAHHLAGIDFLPEAPLSAGESNRAARSADLSSGLALYRQQNRAQTILQRIRSRKVAQMALTWQLNYLTKLKWPQIEHQNTPWASRTPLCNLHSWSLTGFFPEPSACSALMVSEPAGSVDSDTERRSVTNWQETEGIAEDGELPLVVAAEHTSSGSIMSHSEVSPEVRNHSRGLSLITKSATPSKLSISHSFGRNEDDLDFLMDSDTELEELACADQETVQGTITIDKSWEDYASREFTMVLSKTLTNGPKVMLEAKIKISMEYPLRPPLFRLQLISENTVALKWHNDLRAMEAEVNLHILRDLSVSCEDYILTHQVMCLAMLFDMHFDEGNEKRKVTSVIDVGLCKPVSGTMLTRSVRGRDRRHTIYWRGADCS is encoded by the exons ATGGCGGCGGCTTCCGCCATGGACGTCGAGGCGCCGGCGCGTccgcccaccaccaccaccaaacccAACCGCCGCTCCCCTCACGACCTCCTCGCCGAGACCCGCGCCTCCGTGGAGGAGGTCGCCGCGCGGATCCTCGCCATCAAGAAGGACGGCGCGCCCAAGGCCGACCTCAACGAGCTCGTCGCGCAGATGTCGCTCCTCCTCATCACGCTCCGCCAG GTGAACCGGGAGATACTGATGGAGGAGGACAGGGTGAAGGGCGAGACGGAGGCGGCCAAGGCGCCCGTGGACTCCACCACGCTGAGGCTGCACAACCTGCTCTACGAGAAGAACCACTACGTCAAGGCCATCAGGTCCTGCCTCGACTTCCAGACCAAGCACCCCGGGATTGAGCTCGTGCCCCAGGAGGAGTTCCACCGCGCCGCGCCTGCTGACATCCGGGACAAGACGCTCGCGGCTGATGCTGCCCACGACCTCATGCTCAAGCGCCTCAACTTTGAGCTCGTGCAG CGTAAAGAGCTATGTGAGCGGCATGAGAAATTGGAACAACAGAAGAGCATTTTGATGGGGACAATTGCAAGTCAGAAGAAATTCCTTTCAAGCCTCCCGTCGCATTTAAAATCACTCAAGAAAGCATCATTGCCAGTGCAGCAGCAGCTGGGGATGCTGCATACCAAGAAACTGAAGCAGCACCATGCAGCTGAGTTGCTCCCGTCTCCTCTGTATATAACTTATACCCAGTTATTAGGACAGAAAGAAGCATTTGGAGAGAATATTGAAGTGGAGATAAGTGGAAGCACAAAGGATGCTCAAACTTTTGCTCAACAGCAAGCCAAGGAGGCAAATG GCACTTtatcaaatgatgataataatcggATGGATGATGATGcaattgatgaagaagaagatgctcaGAGAAGAAGATCAAGGtccaggaagacttcgaaggaagcTAATAATCCTGCGTTTGCATATCAACTTCATCCACTTAAAGTTGTTCTCCACGTATATGATACTGAAGTTTCTGGAACTAAGCGTCGTAAGCTAATCACCCTGAAGTTTGAATATTTGGCAAAGTTGAATGTTGTCTGTGTTGGATCTGAAGACTCGGAGGGGGTGGACAGCAATATTCTGTGCAACCTATTTCCAGATGACACTGGTTTAGAGCTGCCTCATCAG ATGGCTAAGCTTTACGCTGGGGAGGCTCCAAATTTTAGTGAAAAGGAGTCACGTCCATACAAGTGGGCACATCATCTAGCTGGTATAGATTTCCTGCCAGAAGCTCCTTTATCTGCCGGGGAATCTAACAGAGCAGCGAGAAGTGCTGATTTGTCATCTGGGCTTGCACTATACCGCCAGCAGAATCGTGCACAGACTATTTTGCAGAGAATTCGCTCTCGGAAAGTTGCCCAAATGGCTCTCAC GTGGCAACTTAATTATTTAACTAAGCTGAAGTGGCCTCAAATAGAACACCAGAATACACCGTGGGCATCACGCACCCCATTGTGTAATCTGCATAGTTGGTCATTGACAGGGTTTTTTCCTGAGCCGTCGGCTTGTTCTGCTTTAATGGTGAGTGAGCCTGCAGGAAGTGTTGACAGTGATACAGAGAGAAGATCTGTGACAAACTGGCAAGAAACTGAGGGTATCGCAGAGGATGGGGAACTTCCGCTTGTGGTTGCTGCTGAACATACCTCAAGTGGTTCCATAATGTCACACTCAGAGGTGTCACCTGAAGTTCGAAATCATTCTAGAGGCTTATCCCTTATAACAAAGAGCGCCACGCCATCTAAGCTAAGCATCTCACACAGTTTTGGTAGAAATGAGGATGATCTTGATTTCTTAATGGATAGTGATACTGAGTTGGAGGAACTGGCATGTGCTGACCAAGAAACTGTACAAGGTACTATAACTATTGACAAATCCTGGGAGGACTATGCTTCCAGGGAGTTCACGATGGTTTTGAGTAAAACTTTGACGAATGGTCCAAAAGTCATGCTGGAAGCCAAG ATCAAAATTAGCATGGAATATCCTCTTAGGCCACCCCTTTTCAGATTACAACTCATTTCCGAGAACACTGTTGCTTTAAAGTGGCACAATGATCTCCGTGCAATGGAAGCTGAG GTGAATCTTCACATCCTCCGAGACTTGTCTGTGTCATGTGAGGACTACATATTAACCCACCAAGTTATGTGCCTTGCTATGTTATTTGATATGCACTTTGACGAGGGTAACGAGAAAAGAAAAGTGACTTCAGTGATTGATGTTGGGCTCTGCAAACCCGTAAGCGGAACTATGCTCACTAGATCAGTCAGGGGAAGAGACCGCAGACACACCATCTACTGGCGAGGTGCTGATTGCTCTTAG
- the LOC127305942 gene encoding THO complex subunit 5A isoform X1: protein MAAASAMDVEAPARPPTTTTKPNRRSPHDLLAETRASVEEVAARILAIKKDGAPKADLNELVAQMSLLLITLRQVNREILMEEDRVKGETEAAKAPVDSTTLRLHNLLYEKNHYVKAIRSCLDFQTKHPGIELVPQEEFHRAAPADIRDKTLAADAAHDLMLKRLNFELVQRKELCERHEKLEQQKSILMGTIASQKKFLSSLPSHLKSLKKASLPVQQQLGMLHTKKLKQHHAAELLPSPLYITYTQLLGQKEAFGENIEVEISGSTKDAQTFAQQQAKEANAGTLSNDDNNRMDDDAIDEEEDAQRRRSRSRKTSKEANNPAFAYQLHPLKVVLHVYDTEVSGTKRRKLITLKFEYLAKLNVVCVGSEDSEGVDSNILCNLFPDDTGLELPHQMAKLYAGEAPNFSEKESRPYKWAHHLAGIDFLPEAPLSAGESNRAARSADLSSGLALYRQQNRAQTILQRIRSRKVAQMALTWQLNYLTKLKWPQIEHQNTPWASRTPLCNLHSWSLTGFFPEPSACSALMVSEPAGSVDSDTERRSVTNWQETEGIAEDGELPLVVAAEHTSSGSIMSHSEVSPEVRNHSRGLSLITKSATPSKLSISHSFGRNEDDLDFLMDSDTELEELACADQETVQGTITIDKSWEDYASREFTMVLSKTLTNGPKVMLEAKIKISMEYPLRPPLFRLQLISENTVALKWHNDLRAMEAEVNLHILRDLSVSCEDYILTHQVMCLAMLFDMHFDEGNEKRKVTSVIDVGLCKPVSGTMLTRSVRGRDRRHTIYWRGADCS, encoded by the exons ATGGCGGCGGCTTCCGCCATGGACGTCGAGGCGCCGGCGCGTccgcccaccaccaccaccaaacccAACCGCCGCTCCCCTCACGACCTCCTCGCCGAGACCCGCGCCTCCGTGGAGGAGGTCGCCGCGCGGATCCTCGCCATCAAGAAGGACGGCGCGCCCAAGGCCGACCTCAACGAGCTCGTCGCGCAGATGTCGCTCCTCCTCATCACGCTCCGCCAG GTGAACCGGGAGATACTGATGGAGGAGGACAGGGTGAAGGGCGAGACGGAGGCGGCCAAGGCGCCCGTGGACTCCACCACGCTGAGGCTGCACAACCTGCTCTACGAGAAGAACCACTACGTCAAGGCCATCAGGTCCTGCCTCGACTTCCAGACCAAGCACCCCGGGATTGAGCTCGTGCCCCAGGAGGAGTTCCACCGCGCCGCGCCTGCTGACATCCGGGACAAGACGCTCGCGGCTGATGCTGCCCACGACCTCATGCTCAAGCGCCTCAACTTTGAGCTCGTGCAG CGTAAAGAGCTATGTGAGCGGCATGAGAAATTGGAACAACAGAAGAGCATTTTGATGGGGACAATTGCAAGTCAGAAGAAATTCCTTTCAAGCCTCCCGTCGCATTTAAAATCACTCAAGAAAGCATCATTGCCAGTGCAGCAGCAGCTGGGGATGCTGCATACCAAGAAACTGAAGCAGCACCATGCAGCTGAGTTGCTCCCGTCTCCTCTGTATATAACTTATACCCAGTTATTAGGACAGAAAGAAGCATTTGGAGAGAATATTGAAGTGGAGATAAGTGGAAGCACAAAGGATGCTCAAACTTTTGCTCAACAGCAAGCCAAGGAGGCAAATG CAGGCACTTtatcaaatgatgataataatcggATGGATGATGATGcaattgatgaagaagaagatgctcaGAGAAGAAGATCAAGGtccaggaagacttcgaaggaagcTAATAATCCTGCGTTTGCATATCAACTTCATCCACTTAAAGTTGTTCTCCACGTATATGATACTGAAGTTTCTGGAACTAAGCGTCGTAAGCTAATCACCCTGAAGTTTGAATATTTGGCAAAGTTGAATGTTGTCTGTGTTGGATCTGAAGACTCGGAGGGGGTGGACAGCAATATTCTGTGCAACCTATTTCCAGATGACACTGGTTTAGAGCTGCCTCATCAG ATGGCTAAGCTTTACGCTGGGGAGGCTCCAAATTTTAGTGAAAAGGAGTCACGTCCATACAAGTGGGCACATCATCTAGCTGGTATAGATTTCCTGCCAGAAGCTCCTTTATCTGCCGGGGAATCTAACAGAGCAGCGAGAAGTGCTGATTTGTCATCTGGGCTTGCACTATACCGCCAGCAGAATCGTGCACAGACTATTTTGCAGAGAATTCGCTCTCGGAAAGTTGCCCAAATGGCTCTCAC GTGGCAACTTAATTATTTAACTAAGCTGAAGTGGCCTCAAATAGAACACCAGAATACACCGTGGGCATCACGCACCCCATTGTGTAATCTGCATAGTTGGTCATTGACAGGGTTTTTTCCTGAGCCGTCGGCTTGTTCTGCTTTAATGGTGAGTGAGCCTGCAGGAAGTGTTGACAGTGATACAGAGAGAAGATCTGTGACAAACTGGCAAGAAACTGAGGGTATCGCAGAGGATGGGGAACTTCCGCTTGTGGTTGCTGCTGAACATACCTCAAGTGGTTCCATAATGTCACACTCAGAGGTGTCACCTGAAGTTCGAAATCATTCTAGAGGCTTATCCCTTATAACAAAGAGCGCCACGCCATCTAAGCTAAGCATCTCACACAGTTTTGGTAGAAATGAGGATGATCTTGATTTCTTAATGGATAGTGATACTGAGTTGGAGGAACTGGCATGTGCTGACCAAGAAACTGTACAAGGTACTATAACTATTGACAAATCCTGGGAGGACTATGCTTCCAGGGAGTTCACGATGGTTTTGAGTAAAACTTTGACGAATGGTCCAAAAGTCATGCTGGAAGCCAAG ATCAAAATTAGCATGGAATATCCTCTTAGGCCACCCCTTTTCAGATTACAACTCATTTCCGAGAACACTGTTGCTTTAAAGTGGCACAATGATCTCCGTGCAATGGAAGCTGAG GTGAATCTTCACATCCTCCGAGACTTGTCTGTGTCATGTGAGGACTACATATTAACCCACCAAGTTATGTGCCTTGCTATGTTATTTGATATGCACTTTGACGAGGGTAACGAGAAAAGAAAAGTGACTTCAGTGATTGATGTTGGGCTCTGCAAACCCGTAAGCGGAACTATGCTCACTAGATCAGTCAGGGGAAGAGACCGCAGACACACCATCTACTGGCGAGGTGCTGATTGCTCTTAG